Proteins encoded in a region of the Bombyx mori chromosome 23, ASM3026992v2 genome:
- the an-0895 gene encoding juvenile hormone binding protein an-0895 precursor, translating to MWTGLFLVLGLYESVVGLGLPSYISSCSRKDPNLNDCALKSARNSVHQFSLGDPERGLPPLDPLYVENMVVYVPNRNGFKVVFKDNYFTGLSSLTLQNLKFDMDKKIIAAQALVNLDVNNTYDLSGRILVIPIKSSGDSFIKLKNTLLNINFYYEDIEDADGKVHWKIFNHDVEYEVEKAVFRLENLLNDKNLGEQINKILNGLSQQIVDEVGPTICGSLMKAVVENLGILLEQVSFDELMPE from the exons ATGTGGACCGGTCTGTTTTTAGTTCTTGGGCTATACGAGTCTGTCGTCGGTTTGGGGCTGC CGTCCTATATAAGTTCGTGTTCGAGAAAAGATCCGAATTTAAATGATTGCGCATTAAAATCAGCACGGAACTCAGTTCACCAGTTTTCACTGGGCGATCCTGAAAGAGGTTTACCACCCCTGGACCCTCTGTACGTGGAGAACATGGTGGTTTATGTCCCTAATCGAAACGGTTTCAAAGTTGTGTTCAAGGACAATTATTTTACGGGATTATCGTCTTTAACATTACAGAACTTAAA atTCGACATGGACAAGAAAATTATAGCTGCCCAAGCCCTCGTCAATTTGGATGTAAATAACACGTACGACTTAAGCGGGCGAATATTAGTCATTCCCATTAAATCGAGTGGGGATTCGTTCATTAAGCTAA AAAACACTTTGCTTAACATTAACTTTTATTACGAGGATATTGAAGATGCAGACGGTAAAGTTCACTGGAAAATTTTCAACCACGACGTTGAATATGAGGTAGAAAAGGCTGTGTTTCGCTTGGAAAACTTACTGAATGACAAAAACTTAG gtgaacaaataaacaaaatactcaACGGCTTATCACAACAAATCGTAGACGAAGTTGGACCAACAATCTGCGGATCACTCATGAAGGCTGTTGTAGAAAACTTAGGAATTTTACTCGAACAAGTATCGTTTGACGAATTAATGcccgaataa
- the fmxg11J9 gene encoding uncharacterized protein LOC100301495 precursor (The RefSeq protein has 2 substitutions compared to this genomic sequence): MVGFKILFTLCAFAICFCASAYVDTLQKCGKSDAVCQKKLLQSVLKSISKTGIPELDIPQIDPIQLKGFNVAILDLVNITLVDGVAKGVKDCTVNKFEANFDDLHASIELVCDITIKGHYSVYSGSPLIKNFLGGDNIHGDGNGKAKIEKFKVAFDFDFTVEKRGDDLFIKSSIEKMKYTYDVLGKMVFAADNLYVGNKEQSASIVKLMNENWRILMDMVGKQFVEKAMNFVFNFTQKFFSNVPTKNYILDDLENYVSS; encoded by the exons ATGGTTGGTTTCAAAATATTGTTTACTTTATGCGCGTTTGCCATTTGTTTTTGTGCTTCGGCTTATG TTGACACCTTACAAAAATGCGGCAAAAGCGATGCAGTTTGCCAAAAAAAGTTGCTCCAATCAGTATTAAAGTCGATCTCTAAAACCGGTATACCTGAACTTGATATACCACAAATAGATCCGATACAACTTAAAGGCTTCAATGTAGCTATACTCGACCTAGTGAACATAACCCTCGTTGATGGAGTAGCTAAGGGAGTTAAAGACTGCACAGTCAATAAATTTGA agCCAATTTCGACGATCTACATGCAAGTATCGAGCTAGTCTGTGATATAACTATCAAAGGACATTACTCAGTTTACTCAGGGAGTCCccttattaaaaactttttaggAGGAGATAATATCCATGGTGATGGAAATGGAAAAGCGAAAATAG AAAAGTTCAAAGTTGCATTTGATTTCGATTTCACCGTAGAAAAACGAGGAGATGATTTATTCATTAAAAGCAGCATTGACAAGATGAAATACACGTACGATGTTTTAGGTAAAATGGTATTTGCAGCTGATAACCTTTACGTCGGAAATAAAGAACAAA GTGCTTCCATCGTCAAGCTTATGAACGAAAACTGGCGTATTTTAATGGATATGGTCGGAAAGCAATTCGTAGAGAAAGCtatgaattttgttttcaacTTTACTCAGAAGTTCTTCAGCAACGTTCCCACTAAGAATTATATCGTGGATGATTTGGAAAATTATGTCAGTAGTTGA